agatctCGGCAGATTCtcagaatatatcatttttacgTTCAACTCTCATCTGAACCTTGTTGAATCTTATTATTTGGAAAGTTGAAGAATGAGAAAGCGATTTTGGAAGTagaaagaagtttttttttaacataaagaTATTACATAGAGACAAAGGGTCAgaggtttttcttttttcttctgtGCCTATACTAGAACGAGACGTTGCCTCTATTtgtaatatctctatgattTTTATGCATAAACATAACGAGGAGACACggttttttatatcaattttatatcaatcaaaaaatgttCTACTATATTTATCTCtccatatttcatatatttttttaatttaatttaatactgAGATATAAACgtaaatagatataaaattattatctcGTGATGTGATATGTGATCCATATATATGGATGGAAAAACTATCTGAAACGGTACTGTCTTATGatagcatttattttattactaatgtAAAGTCCATTTAAAACTCAAGCAAGACAATTGGCTACTTAAGCCGGTCCTGCCTAGAAAATcatgtgaaattatttttttaatagccTAAATAATCAAACGAAATATTCACTGccaagaaaattaaaaattacattaaaaatacaaattactAATTTACATCAAATGttatagttataattttattttagatcaaaAATCATAAATCCAGTATTTTCAAAGGAACATAAATGTTGATTTTACAAAACAGCCAAGCGAATATTGAGTCATAACTGCTGTcacaaaaatgtttataatcGTGCTATAgtaaaaatatgttcaaaattgtaaaaaataataaccgTCAACTGGAACATAGGCAATACCATAAACATCATTGTCATATACGAAGTTGAAAAGTATTTAAACATCATAGAAAGTAAGGTTAGAAAAacaattggaaaaatttgaagctgatgatttttttcaataaaaatggtTGGAATTATAGCCGTACATTGCGGTAAGtttctatatttattgttaaaatgtCAATTACAACAATTATCTTAGGAGCTGGTACTCATAATTCAGATCTTTTTAAAGAATACAAAAGATTAACCAATAAAGCTTGTTTAAAAGCAATACAAGTGCTGGACAATGGTGGAACTTCTTTAGAAGCTGTAAGAGAAGCAGTTATGAGTAAGACTCAATCATTTCATGCAGAATTTTAACTAACAATCCATATTTAAGTTTTAGAAAATGATCCTTTAACAAATTCTGGCTTTGGTTCCAATTTAACCTTAGATGGTATAGTGGAAAACGATGCGTCAGTAATGGATGGTAAAACTCTCAGCTTTGGAGGCTGTGGCTCAATCAAAAGAGTGAAAAACCCCGTGGCTTTAGCATATGATTTATGCATTAAACAAACAATAGATTTACCTTTGGGCCTTATACCACCTTCTTTGCTTGTAGGTGACGGAGGATTAGCATATGCAAAAAAAATCGGCTTGCAAATTGTTAATCATGAAGATTTGGTTAGTAGAAAAGCTAGAAGACAATTCActagatataaaaatatgttagaTCGAGTAGTACAACAGAGACAATTAGATACAGTAGGAGCTGTATGTGTTGATGAATATGGAGAAGTAGCAGCTGCTTGTAGTTCAggtattgtataaaaaatataaaacatactATAAGTAGTTCCATCAAATTTCTTTACAGGTGGTATACTTTTAAAGCGTCCTGGTAGAGTGGGGCAAGCTGCTTTGTATGCTAGTGGTACTTGGGCGGACAGTTCTGAAAAAACCAAACAACATTCAGTAGCTGTTTGTACTACAGGTTGTGGTGAACACTTAGTACAAACACTTCTTGCCAAGGAAATTGCCGATGATTTAAAAAGTAGTACATATCTAACAGAGTGTCTTCATCAGACTATGAATGATAAATTTTTACGATCAAAGCATTTGCAAAATGTGCGGATTAAGTTAGCTGGAGCACTGGTTTTGCATAAAGATAAAACTACAGGTGATGTAGTATTGCTTTGGGGACATAGCACCCATTCTATGTTTGTTGGATATATGGGAACAGAAGATGAAGAGTCAAAGGTAATTACAAATATATCTAACAATACTTCAATGTACATTTCTGTGATTTCCTTATATTCATCTATTTCATTATTCTATGTCTATTTCTATTAGACTGTGGAATAAATTGAGTTTTGGGATAGGAACATTATACTtagtttttgataagaatatcGAATTTGTGAATTATAATGAAGCTAGATAAAATTTATCCAATATCTTGTTAATGTTATATCCATATCATTTGTTTGGTtcaagtataaataaaaatatatgagcTAGTTGAGTTGTTTCAACTCGGACAAAATTTATGATCGTTAAATCTATTTTGGTTCATAATGTTTGTtgctattatttatttacttcacTTTTATACTAGAAAGTGGgcacaaaagaaaaaagtttagtGGCAGCGATGATGTAATGGCAATAGCCTAGCATATTGTCTGCCAATATACCAGATTCATCATaaggaatatttgaaattcCAAGAAATTACAGCCTTTAGTAGGAATGAGGAGAAAATAGTgaggtttaaattttatctacttaattttaattctgaaaATAGCTCATTTAGcagaatactattttttgttagaaaaagtTTCCTAAATGAATTGCGTGATTCATTTGGTTCATAATTGATacatatcattttttcatattctagGCTTTATTGTCTGTTCTTCCAGAAAACATTCAAGAAGGTGCAGCTGTGAATGTAGGTGGGTCATATTACCAAAACCGATATCGATAATaacaaatcaatttaaaaaagacTGCATTTGTTTCTTGTTGTAATTTACCAAGATACTACTtgtgataataatttataagttGTTTACGTTGTTTGTGTATTAAATCGAAAATCGATGAAagacttttattttctttatctatCCCCAAACAACTATTTTTGATCAAGtaaatttagtttttctagaataatgaaagaaattatgaaaataaatttttaggacGAGATATTATGCAAGTTGctgtttaaattaaaaaataatacatagaTGTACTAAAATGTTAGAAGTAACGTAAAAATCCTCAACTAttctttccaaaaataaaaaattttctacaatggCTTTAGtatatagattaaaaaatctataaatacacaataaaaaaaattattactattgataatttttaagagaGGGAAAAAATAGGATGGAAACAATTacacattaacatttatttattagttattcCAAGTATTTCGTACAACATATgtcaatattttagaaatgtataataaaaagtattaataaacCTAACCCAgctttcttcaaaattttttaaacttaaattaACCCCAAACTCGAACGGTTTGGTCCCAACTACAAGAAGCAACAGCTATTCCGTTATCTGCAACCGATATCGATGTAACTCTATTTTCATGCCCAGAAAGAGTACCTGCAAACAAAATATACTGCGAATATAATAAAACTAGTGATTAGTAGTTTCGTTGATAGAGTAATACAACTATTAAATCCTGAATTTAGAAATTTAGTTGgatagttattgaaaaaaaaacaaaaataatgagatatAACATTCGAAAGAAGAATAAACAAATGAAGCagatgtaaaataaaatattttgaaaatttacgaCGTTTCGGCTCCTACTTTGAACCGTTTATCAAGGGAGGAAGGAGATAGGGTGGTTGTTCGTTCATTGGTAAAAGGTGGTCCGATTCCATGGtatcaatctgcctactccacgtACCGCATCACCCTTTTTTGGAtgattccaaggagtaggcagattgaagCCTCGGAATTAACCAAAAAAGGGATGGACTAGGCTGCATGGAACCACGGAATCGGACCACCGCTTGTTACCAATCAACCAATAATCATTACCCGTTTTGATAATGCTTCAAAGTGCGGGCTGAAAcgtcgaaaattttcaaaattccaatccGGTCCTTTAACAACTCTCATCTTCAATCAGGTGTCACATTAGAAATACAAGGACATTAGCAGTTTCCCTGTTAATGGGAAATTTGGTGATTTTTCCTTCGACCTCTGTAAATGTGACCATGTCAACAGCGT
This portion of the Diorhabda sublineata isolate icDioSubl1.1 chromosome X, icDioSubl1.1, whole genome shotgun sequence genome encodes:
- the LOC130451017 gene encoding threonine aspartase 1 isoform X3, whose translation is MVGIIAVHCEYKRLTNKACLKAIQVLDNGGTSLEAVREAVMILENDPLTNSGFGSNLTLDGIVENDASVMDGKTLSFGGCGSIKRVKNPVALAYDLCIKQTIDLPLGLIPPSLLVGDGGLAYAKKIGLQIVNHEDLVSRKARRQFTRYKNMLDRVVQQRQLDTVGAVCVDEYGEVAAACSSGGILLKRPGRVGQAALYASGTWADSSEKTKQHSVAVCTTGCGEHLVQTLLAKEIADDLKSSTYLTECLHQTMNDKFLRSKHLQNVRIKLAGALVLHKDKTTGDVVLLWGHSTHSMFVGYMGTEDEESKVITNISNNTSMYISVISLYSSISLFYVYFY
- the LOC130451017 gene encoding threonine aspartase 1 isoform X2, with product MVGIIAVHCGAGTHNSDLFKEYKRLTNKACLKAIQVLDNGGTSLEAVREAVMILENDPLTNSGFGSNLTLDGIVENDASVMDGKTLSFGGCGSIKRVKNPVALAYDLCIKQTIDLPLGLIPPSLLVGDGGLAYAKKIGLQIVNHEDLVSRKARRQFTRYKNMLDRVVQQRQLDTVGAVCVDEYGEVAAACSSGGILLKRPGRVGQAALYASGTWADSSEKTKQHSVAVCTTGCGEHLVQTLLAKEIADDLKSSTYLTECLHQTMNDKFLRSKHLQNVRIKLAGALVLHKDKTTGDVVLLWGHSTHSMFVGYMGTEDEESKALLSVLPENIQEGAAVNVGGSYYQNRYR
- the LOC130451017 gene encoding threonine aspartase 1 isoform X4; translated protein: MVGIIAVHCEYKRLTNKACLKAIQVLDNGGTSLEAVREAVMILENDPLTNSGFGSNLTLDGIVENDASVMDGKTLSFGGCGSIKRVKNPVALAYDLCIKQTIDLPLGLIPPSLLVGDGGLAYAKKIGLQIVNHEDLVSRKARRQFTRYKNMLDRVVQQRQLDTVGAVCVDEYGEVAAACSSGGILLKRPGRVGQAALYASGTWADSSEKTKQHSVAVCTTGCGEHLVQTLLAKEIADDLKSSTYLTECLHQTMNDKFLRSKHLQNVRIKLAGALVLHKDKTTGDVVLLWGHSTHSMFVGYMGTEDEESKALLSVLPENIQEGAAVNVGGSYYQNRYR
- the LOC130451017 gene encoding threonine aspartase 1 isoform X1 — protein: MVGIIAVHCGAGTHNSDLFKEYKRLTNKACLKAIQVLDNGGTSLEAVREAVMILENDPLTNSGFGSNLTLDGIVENDASVMDGKTLSFGGCGSIKRVKNPVALAYDLCIKQTIDLPLGLIPPSLLVGDGGLAYAKKIGLQIVNHEDLVSRKARRQFTRYKNMLDRVVQQRQLDTVGAVCVDEYGEVAAACSSGGILLKRPGRVGQAALYASGTWADSSEKTKQHSVAVCTTGCGEHLVQTLLAKEIADDLKSSTYLTECLHQTMNDKFLRSKHLQNVRIKLAGALVLHKDKTTGDVVLLWGHSTHSMFVGYMGTEDEESKVITNISNNTSMYISVISLYSSISLFYVYFY